The Malus domestica chromosome 17, GDT2T_hap1 genome contains the following window.
AAAACAATAATACTTATCCCCCTCCCCGAACATTTAACAATATAGAAAAACAGATGCTGATGCACCGCAAGGATATGCTCTTCCAATAGTGAACAAGCTATGaaaaaaatactattatttGTCATTTAAACAGACAaggcaaataaaaaataaaaaaaaacaaaaaaaaaacaggaaaaCCAGATTAACACCCCTCCCCTCATATAATATAGTaatggctttatatatagagataataataataataataaagtgaGAAATATTGGACAgtgtttcatttttcatttcgaTTTTACGTAGTATTAAGTATTATCTAAAGTACCTATTAATATAATTATCTTCATCAATCAAAAGATGATGAAAAAAttatttagtcttctatcatataaaaaaagaaagataatgGGCTTCAATGTAATTTTacaaatctaatttttttttttattgaagtttcACTACAAATGATGTTAAGCCAcacacattctctctctccgtctctccttcttattttaaaaataaaaataaaaaatattcgtACACATGGTATTGAATATTAACTTTAGACTACCGTAAAAGCCATAATTCATATAAATCTACTTCGACTAAACGTGTTTAATACGATTAGAAAGCATGCAGGAAAATGAGAGGGGGGGACCCAGACACCGAGTGGCAATGGCAGATACAAGGGTCAACTGTTACCAAATGCCAAATCTGAACCGTCAAAAATACGACATGGACATGGGATGGAAATGGTCCCGGTCCATATCGTGTTCATCGACCCAACAAAACAATTATCTCCTCATTTTTCTAGGTGAGGAATCAAACAAGAAAACTGCTCAAATAAAATACCAAACCAACAAGAACGAGAacaactccctctctctctctctctctctctctctccctctctctctctctctctctctccctctctctcctgaATAGTTTGTGTTTTGATGGAGAGGGAGAATATTAATATTAGTAGAGATGTTGATGGGGGGAAGAAGGGTGGTGATGGGGGTTTGGAAGGATTTGCAGTCGTCTCTTCCACAAGGATTGACTGGAAACCCAGAAAGAGATCACTAATATCATCAGGTACTTACCCTACCTCTTCTTTCCTTCGTTTCATCTACTAGGGTTGCCATATTTACATCTTTCTCTGTTTCTCCAAtcgggcttttttttttaattaattactaatacATGAAGAATTTTTAAGATATGCATACATATGTATACCTCCCATCACAAATCTTAGTAATCCATAACCCTAAAGCATAATTATCACCACGAATTGAAGCCGCACCGTCACAGAAGCTGAATTAATTCTTGCATCTATCACTCATTTCATTTTATCGTGTTTTTAATTTATTGCGTGATTATGATTACTaagattaaaaacaaaacagtactaagattaaaaacaaaacagtcTTTAATTTGgtcagaagagagagagagagagagctaaagCTGTTGTTGAAGGGTTGCTGACTTTGCTCATACGCTACTTCAAAATGGGGCTAGCTGGTTTGCGTAAAAATTGGTCTCTCACACCCTCTCTAATTATTATTAGGTGCATTTAATTGCAATTtacatttcattttcttttcatttttggcCTGTAATCTTTCACGTCTTCAAAGGAAAATCATGCGCTACTATACTcgcaaaaaaatgaaaaataaaaaaagagagtaAATGCTAGGAGACTATCAATTTATATGGTACTCTGTAAATTATATGACGTGGTTGTTTCTTGTATTATTCAAATGACCACGATACTTTCTTTTCGTCCTTTGATTTTTCCTTTTACTACatatttcattctttaataagaGTGAGTTCATTTTAAATGTGTTAGAGgtgattttgtttaattttaataaaatattcctATTTTCGTCATTTGTCAATGAATTGAATATCGTAATTCAaagataaaaaaacaataaaaaccaGAGTATTTAGCCATAGCCACGTTCGCTAAAAGTAGCTTGCTCCCCACTCTGCACCCAAATACGAATCTCCCAAAAATCTACTATAGATTAGGGGTTCGTATGGaaattgcttttaaaatgactgagaacgcttttggtgaaaatattttttaaacaaatccttagtaaaaatttaagtggatcctagaaaagcacttaaagtgttttttgcAAGAAGTACATATCAGGTTGTTCTTTCAAaaatcacttaaagtgcttttagaacctAAAATCAGTTTCATCAAaagcgttttcagtcattttagaAACACTTCCAAACAGACTCGAGTTCAATGTTAGAACATAAAagtatttcaattttcttgtcTTACCGTTTGGACAGCTTTGAATACTATAATAATTCTATTACACACAAGTTAGATATTACCTAAATAAGTACAAATCTCTTATCTAAACCTTAGTGCTAGTTACCCTATTTGGTGATCATATTGTACTGTCTGATCCTTTCCATAGATGTTCATCTGGAAGTTGAGTCGACAGCTCCAAATACCTTGATACATACCACCCTAAGTTTCGGATTTCATCCGTCTATTGACTGGTTTAGGTAGTTCATTCGTTAAGAATATCCCCAAGTGTCGGATTTCATCCGTGTATCTAATCCGAGGAACATGTTATGTACAAGGATCGCCAGTCTCGATCATCTTTTCTATGCACCTGATCATGCACTTGTTCACGGTGTTCTTGGTACTCTGTTCTTCCTCAAGTTGGTGTAGTGAAATTCCTGCCCGTATTGTTTTCCACATATCAATTAGTGCATACTATCATCCTGCATGTTCACTACATAGTACACAAATATATAGCAAATAGGGCCAACCATCCATTCTGGTTTGAGCTTTTGATCTGCATCTCTAAATTCAATAGCACTAGAAAGTGAACTTGTTTCCCACAGCTAGCGGGAGGAATATAGACAAGGTAACAGGAGACACTGCTAATAATAGTCCCGACAAACAGGAAGTGCCCATCACTGAAGAGGAGATGCAGGACGTAACTGCTGCTCCTGAGCTCTCTGAACGTCGAAAGGCCCTTTTTGAACCCTTGGAACCTATAACAAATATCAATGGGAAGCGACCCTCAGCTGAATCCTTACTTCCTCCGCCGGACTTTGATGCCGCAACCTATCCTAAAGGGTGGTTGATTGGGAAAAAGAGGAAGCTAGTCAATGTCGATGTTGTTGAAAAGATGCGGAGGATTGCCGTTCAAGAAATGAACAGAAAGGTGTCATTTCCAAACAGGTCAcatcatctccaaccaaaggaaTTGCTCTGCAATATATTGAACCGCTATTATTTGTTATCTTTTCAGGATAGGGAGATTGACGGGCTAAATGAGCAGTTGGAAGAGGACGCCAGATGCCTAGAGCACCTGCAACTCCAACTCCTCCAAGAGCGAAGCAAGCGTTCAGACGTGGAGAGAGAGAACGCAATGCTGCAAGACCAGGTTACCATGCTCATGAACATGCTGCAAGACGACACCGTGGATGATGGAGGCCCCGACGAGCCATAGATATTGTTTGtaatttgttatttgttttcttattctttttgtACATTTGGTTGGAGAAAGTATACACATACACAGATACAATAGTGCCGGTGCTAATGACCTCTGCACATGCTTGTTACTAAGTTGTGAAGAGTCACGCAGAAGTCATATATCAAAGTATATGTCCAAGCTGTATTTACCTTGGATAGTTTGTCCGTCAAATGAATGCCTCAcccacaagaaacaaaattgacAGAAAGTAGTGGATAATAAGCATCTTTCATGATACAATTTGATGAAATATCACACATCGATCGTATCTTagagaaaataagagtttaaatatctcaaccctactctaactaataccgggATCTTTTAGGATAAAACTTCACACTTAACTGATTGTGTAGGTGGTAATTCCTAAGTTGGGAACAATATAATGTTGTTAgaagcaaggtctaaaatatcgatattatcccgatatttccattgaaatttccgtgtttttgaactaccgatatttccgatatcatcgatattttagaccttggtaGTAActctatgtgatactaagtcactcatgtatcttactatacaatgtataaagtgtaaaatattgtacaaattcattatatataaatgattatggtgtgtttaaacttctttcattaattactacatattttttactcacaatgtttgctagctcgctatataatcaacttaaatcagttaaattcatcatgcaatgcatttccttccaatttttttgtgataaactaataaataattgactaaataaatatcctgcaaagtttcaatataaatttccaagtttttcttacaattttcgtggtttttattcaatttttatcgatatcgataatatcccgctatttccatcgaaatttccgtgtttttgaaccatcaatattttataccttggttaGAAGTGAGCATTTGACCCGTCTTTCTGATAACTTTCATTTGCGCTCGGAAATAAACGCATTGATAGTTGCAGTCCCGGAGGCGGCCAGGTAAACGAGATCAGTTTATCAAGAAAGAAGGCGTGCCGCAAGATATCACAGAAGGGCAGACTTAACAGAGTGTATTACAAAACTTACATGGCCGTGGAAGAAAAGTTCATAGCATACAAAGGTAAGACAGGGCAGGACACACGACGGACGGTAAGATTCTAGCGAGAACGAGGTCGGCGTTATAAACACGTCGGGATTCTTCACCGACGTACATTTCTGAATCCCCAAGTTGTACACGTTTTATTAACAACCTGCACCTGTTGTATTCAGAGACTCGAGAACCGCCATTTAGATTTCTATACTTTTGTACAAAGACTATTCCGGGATGGTAAATGGCTACTCCCTAGCCTAATTACATCATAAACTTACGACAAGTTAAACAGAAAATGAGGAAGGCTTGCTATCCTAGGAAGATTAAGAAGCAGCTCCCCGAATGAATCCCTTCTCGGCATGGTCGGTTCCTGCTTGCCATCAGAATCCTTGGGCTCACCCTTCGGTGCAGGAAAACCTTCTACAGGTTTGCTCTCATAAGCTGATGCAGAAGCAGAGTTAGTTTCCGCTGCTTTTCGATCATTGCTTCCATTCGACCAGTCATCACTTCTGGCCTGCAAGTTTAGATCTGCAGAAGGATCCTTCTGCAAGAGGCAATAAAGGGAATTGACTCTTGACATGAGGGACTGCTCATCAGACGGTAATGGGAGTTGGGAATCACTGAACAGGTACTGAGTAATTTCCTCCAACATGTCTGAGCTAGGTTGTTCCTTGCCAGAAATGCAATTTCCAATGTGGCTTACGAAGTCGCTCACTGACATTGACAAAGTAAGTCCAGgaactttgatttgattgaacTTGCTGAGCATCTTTGAGGTTCCGGCAGTGTCCATCACTGTATATGGAAGGACGGTTAGACACACAACTTGTGCAATGTAGTTTCCATAACAAAATTGCACCACAAACGTGAATGTCGTATGAAGTGCATACTTAAACTAATAGAAATTAACCAATAATGTGGAGGGAAAGATGGATGAACCAAGAATGTGATGTAGTGTGGTAGGAGGGATGAGGGAGAAATGCACATGAAATGTCATACAAAATGAATACGAAAAGctaggaaaaaataaaaaacctactTAAAATTGTTTTCACACAAAATGAATACGAGAACCTATTAAAGAAAACCTACTTAAAAAAGTTTTCAGCTTTCGTTTTTGGTTTTCACGCTGTGTACGTTCCATGTTAGTGTATTTCTGTACAAATTACATTGATTAACCAAATCAATTGCAAATGAACGTATGGAACATCATGTTTCAAATTCTCCCTTTTCTACACATTACTTGTTTCTTTTCAGATCTTCATATCCCTTATTCAGGAAAGTAACTCCTCTTATCCTTTGAATGGATAGTACCAGAAAAACAACCGAACCCAACCCTTTTATGAGCCAAAATCAAAGGGATGCTGATGAAGGGATTTCCAAACATAATTCTCAGTCTCTGTCTAATTGACTCATACTTTGCCAACATAATTTCTGTTGCAAGGGATCAATAAGTGATTTTGTTGCTATTTATTTCATATATACAGAGACAGAAGTGACCAGATGTATATGCTTCTAAGTTACTCAACGATacgatgaaaaatgaaaatagttAACTGCAAGAAATAAACAGGACTGCAAATGAATGGGAATAAAATCTTTAACCTAGAAACACACAAATTTTAATCATAAGTCAAGAAAGATGAGAGTGAGAATTGAAATTTTAGCAAACATAGTGATTGAGCAACTTTGTAATACTAAtggttaattatttatttatcacCATAACAATTAACTCTCTTTTTAAGGTTTGCTGATTTACCTGAGGCAGACGAAGAAATTTCCTGGGAATAACTTTCAGGAGCTCTACCACTAAAATCTTGTTCATTCTTAGAAGGCGACGAATGAGCTCCAGAAGGTGATGCTGATTCCTGCAAACCAGATATAGCAGACCCCTCTTCAATCTTTGAACCAAACCGATGTCTATATTCATCATCAAGGTCAGCTGTTACGGTAACTCTAGCATCGAAAAATGGAGATTCTAGCACAATTTCTGGCTGCTGGCTCAAAAAGTTGAGACGAGGATCACATTGAATAAGCTTTTCGAAATGCTTGCCCAAGAGCAACCCTTGTGGGCACTGCAAAAAATGTCGCCTTAAgacaaaaaaaagggaaaaatcaaattacaaatTTGGAACACAATCGATATAGTTCAGTAGCTTCTTTCTTAAAGCTTCTCAATGTTCTATTAATGACTATACTGACAACAAGGTTAGATATACCTGTTCAAAGTGGCTTGTCCAGCAGTAAAATCAGACGTTGCCTGCCACAAGGTATGTTTCCTAGGCTGCGGATTGGTCTCCCTAAAGAAAAGGGGCGGTCTAGCAAGCTGCCCCAAGAAAGAATATTGACAGATTATGAACCGATACGGAGTAATTTCTAaggggaaaaagaaaattaggTTAGAGTGAACAATTACCACTACATCCAAAGTCCCCGGTCCATCCTCCGGGTAGTTTGCCTTGATAGCCACAACATCTGACCACTGAATTTCCATCTTGTTCTTAAGACTACCATCAAGCACTTCCCACACAAGTTTATGCTTGGCAAAATAACATTTCGCCACCAAATCTCCTTCGTATCTCGACTTATACTGCAGCAGAAAATCGATAATATCCAACATCAACCATCAATACATTAAACAAAATCGAATACAGAAAACATGTTCGTCTTGGAAACTACGATTTCACAATCAAATGGGAGTTATATACCTCCCAAGTCCCAATCCTTAGAAGGGAAGCCGGAAAGTTCATAGCCTTGAGCTTATCCGGCGCACCGGAAGCAGCAGCTCCCTTGTGACTTCTCTTGCCTAGTGTTGCCAATTTAGCAGATTTTTCTTGGGACAGCTTCATCTGGATCAAATCCAAAAACGATGGACTTTTTTTGAGCTGCAAACCGAGTGGGCTCGGCTCATCCAGCGGATGGTACACCGACGCATCAACATCGCCCGGCATCTTAGACACAAACATCATAAAAAGATCAGCTTACactcaatacatcacatcaaatttgaaaaaaaaaaatctcctcTCTCTGAAAACGCCTCCCTAATCTGTTTGGTTGGTAAGAAAGTAcaagaaaatttaaataattcAATTAAGCCAATTGAAAATCAAACACCATGGGAAAAAAATAACATCTACTCTTCCTGAAAATCACTCCCTAATGAGTAATCTGTTTGGTTGCTAGGAAAATTCAgggaaatcaaatcaaatcaaatcaattcAATCCAATTTGTGCAAATTGAAAATCAgataatacgaaaacaaaattgaaaagaaatgaaCTTATACCTGCGGAGACGAGTCGAGTTTGAGCCGTTTGTGACTCGGACCGAGTCGGGTGCCGGACGACTCATCGACGTCCAACTTCACCGTCACCTTTCGCGGACTCATTAGCTGAACCATCGGCTCTAGAATTCAAAACACCAACCTAACAACCTGACTCAGTTGCACAGCGAGTTAACTCAGCGATTTTCCCGTTCCCGAAACGTTTCTAAAATTCGcgtcaacaaaacaaaaaccgtGTGGCGGTCTCCCTTTCTTTTTAACGCGGAGGAGGGGAAGAGGGAGGCGCACAGTACGATCCCTTGGACGGCCGTCACGTGCGTGGCAATTGTCCCAGGGATACGCCACGTGGGCGGACATAAATGGACCCGACTGGATTTACGTAAACGACCTTGGGTCTTGGCGGTGACTGTGCTCTTGGAGGAGGCCGGCGGCGTCAGAAGAGGTCATCTAGTTTGGCGTTTTCTGCGGTGGTCGCGAAGTCAGGTGCTCCCACGTGCGTGTTTGGATAAAATTGTGGGGGCCCGCATCCCGAAGGTTCTGAGCTGTGCGGGGTGATTTGTCTGGTAATTGGGCCGGTGGCGATGATTGTGTGGAAGGTCCTGCACGAAATTTTTTTCCTTGTGACCGGATATTACACcaagtgtttttatgtaaataaagaaaaattgtattttttaaattattaatattttaagatATATATTctaccatttatataataacacataACATAGGTATTTCtgtcatactgaaaaatctctcgtccTAAACACGTAAGAATTTCAACCGAGGAAAGTCTGCCGACGTGTTCTTGTGGATAAGGCTCAACACTTACTTATCAAActttcctttttccttctctttcttttcgtTTCTTACTTTTGGAAGTggataatttatataaaatggGTTATTTGCCTTCTTTAAACGACAAGgagatatttttatttattttttaaccaTACATAATTTGACTCTGTGCTAAACGTTTTCCAATAAGGTTTAATTTTTAGTGTGGATATATCATTGGTGCGAATATAAAGTCGCCGGTGTTATTTCTTTtcaaagtctttttttttttttttttgttaaaagataaACTTTATTAAAGATGATCATAAACATTTACATCTTTTGCTAAAATACCAAATAAAGACTCCGATCCCAAAGCTCTCCAACGGAAAGCATCTCCATGTGAGGCAACATATGAAGCTATCGAATGAGCAGCGGCAATTCCATCCCGTTTCACAAACATAAACCTCACCATTCCTAATTGAGATACTAAAAGCCCAATATCAAACAAAAAGCATTCCAAAGTAGCATCAGCTACACAATCCTTATATTAATAATAAGCATCATGGAATCAGATTCTATCTCCACATCTGGCATCCCAACTCAATGCAAACCTCTACTGCAGCGCGCAAGGCAGCAGCCACTGCCATTGCAGCCGTACTGAAAAGCAGTCCTCCCACTCCTCCCGCTGCCAGCAGCAACCCACCCATAGCCTCCTTTTGCCAGATTTCCCACTCCAAGCCCCATCGCAATTAAGTACCCTAAACGGCGGCCTTCTCCATCTAACTGGCTGCCCTGCAAAGGTTACACGTTGTCCCATCTTACACTCATCAGGATCACCCCTCTCCACACATTGAGCCACTCGAAACTCCAAAATTTGCTTCCAGATCACATGAACCATATCCATAGGATTAACAAGAACTCCATTGAATACCATGTCATTCCTAGACTTCCAAATTCTCCAAAGCACAAAAACACACTCCTACATCACTTCCTCATAGCGATTATTCTCTCGAAACCGCATGCAAAGCCCCCTCCAATAATCCCTGAAATCTCGCCCTCCAAAACACCCCATATCCAACTGCAAGGAGCAACAATACCACAACACACGGCCAAATGCACACTCAAAAAATAAATGATGTTCTGTCTCATCCACCTCAGCACACATTACACACAAACTATCCACCTGCATTCGGCGACGAATCAAGTTAACTCTCACAGCTAAAGAGTTATTGCAACAGCGCCATACAAAAAGTTTTAACTTGTTTGGCACGGCTAAGTCCCATATATCCCTCCAACAATGATCCCCCTCATCCCTTCTACTACAACCCCCCATACCCTTCCTCCCCAACTCCCCATTAGCCTGCATCTCCATAGCCACACCATACCCCGTTCGAACAGAATAGGCACCATTAGTCGAATAATGCCAAATGATTTTATCCTTGCACCCTGCCACACTAACAGGCAAACCCAAGATCATGGTGCTTTCCTCCTCCTCAAAACATGTCCGAACCGAACTAAAGTAGTGTTCCAAGACCCCAACTCGGAAACAATCAAATCCCCTACCATTAACGGCATCTCACAATGAGTCGACCTTACTCTGAAAGTATAAGGCCGTGGGATCAGAGGATCCTGTTTAACTCGAATATTCCACCCATCCCCCACTCTCCACCGTAATCCTCGTTCGAAGACCTTCCGACCTTGCACAATCCCCTTCCACCCCCCAGAAGACCGGCTTCCTACCTTTGCCTCCATAAACGATCGATCAGGAAAATACTTAGCTTTAAGAATTTGTCCCAATAAGCTACCAAGTTGAAGTAGAATGCGCCACCCAATCTTTGCTAAATAAGCAAGCTGGAAAGCTAATAAATCCCGAAAACCAAGTCCTCCAGTCTTCTTGGATAGTGGCTATTCTAAATGCTGTTTTAAAATGGCTGAAAGTGTTTCGAACTAATCTTCA
Protein-coding sequences here:
- the LOC103426115 gene encoding protein HEADING DATE REPRESSOR 1-like; this translates as MERENINISRDVDGGKKGGDGGLEGFAVVSSTRIDWKPRKRSLISSASGRNIDKVTGDTANNSPDKQEVPITEEEMQDVTAAPELSERRKALFEPLEPITNINGKRPSAESLLPPPDFDAATYPKGWLIGKKRKLVNVDVVEKMRRIAVQEMNRKDREIDGLNEQLEEDARCLEHLQLQLLQERSKRSDVERENAMLQDQVTMLMNMLQDDTVDDGGPDEP
- the LOC103405596 gene encoding uncharacterized protein, whose protein sequence is MVQLMSPRKVTVKLDVDESSGTRLGPSHKRLKLDSSPQMPGDVDASVYHPLDEPSPLGLQLKKSPSFLDLIQMKLSQEKSAKLATLGKRSHKGAAASGAPDKLKAMNFPASLLRIGTWEYKSRYEGDLVAKCYFAKHKLVWEVLDGSLKNKMEIQWSDVVAIKANYPEDGPGTLDVVLARPPLFFRETNPQPRKHTLWQATSDFTAGQATLNRRHFLQCPQGLLLGKHFEKLIQCDPRLNFLSQQPEIVLESPFFDARVTVTADLDDEYRHRFGSKIEEGSAISGLQESASPSGAHSSPSKNEQDFSGRAPESYSQEISSSASVMDTAGTSKMLSKFNQIKVPGLTLSMSVSDFVSHIGNCISGKEQPSSDMLEEITQYLFSDSQLPLPSDEQSLMSRVNSLYCLLQKDPSADLNLQARSDDWSNGSNDRKAAETNSASASAYESKPVEGFPAPKGEPKDSDGKQEPTMPRRDSFGELLLNLPRIASLPHFLFNLS